A DNA window from Deltaproteobacteria bacterium contains the following coding sequences:
- a CDS encoding carbon starvation protein A — protein sequence MQWLKRLLWVLVSGIGAWAVSVIALSRGESINAMWFVVAALCVYAIGYRFYSSFIAAKVFALDDAHVTPAVRHNDGRDFVPTNRWVVFGHHFAAIAGPGPLIGPTLAAQFGYLPGTLWILAGVVLGGAVQDFCVLCGSVRREGKSLGQMAKEEISPLGGFIAMISIIMIIIILIAVLGLVVTNALKSSPWGTFTVGATIPIALLMGWYMRFVRPEKVLEATIIGLVLLAFALVGGRWVDEHPTLAAWFTFGGPQIALMVITYGFAASVVPVWLLLAPRDYLSTFIKIGTVVALAVGILTTMPEIHLPALTRFVDGTGPIFAGNVFPFAFITIACGAISGFHSLISSGTTPKLMTNETDAQMIGYGAMLMESFVAIMAMIAAAALEPGVYFAVNSPAGVVGSTAAAATATISGWGFPVTVEQMDVLAKDIGEKTLFARTGGAPSLAVGMAHIFANSLGGRAVMALWYHFAIMFEALFILTTLDAGTRVGRFLLQDLLGHIWAPLGRTSWYPSIIVTSGLMVGAWGYFLYQGVIDPLGGINSLWPLFGIANQLLAAIALCVVTTILLKNSRAHYAWISLAPLAWLLAVTMTAGYQKLFHSHVRIGFLAHAADLSAKLAAGQIPAAKIAETQTLIFNDQLDAAITALFMVLVIVIVVESVREWVRVLGGRHPAPVAEYAAAD from the coding sequence ATGCAGTGGCTGAAGCGTTTGCTGTGGGTCCTGGTAAGTGGAATCGGTGCTTGGGCGGTCAGCGTGATTGCGCTGAGCCGTGGCGAGAGCATCAACGCCATGTGGTTCGTCGTCGCCGCGCTGTGTGTGTATGCCATCGGCTATCGCTTCTACAGTAGTTTCATTGCCGCCAAGGTGTTCGCCCTTGACGATGCCCACGTCACGCCGGCGGTGCGTCACAACGATGGGCGCGACTTCGTGCCCACGAATCGCTGGGTAGTGTTCGGGCATCACTTTGCCGCCATCGCCGGCCCTGGACCATTGATTGGCCCGACGCTGGCCGCGCAGTTCGGATACTTGCCCGGCACGTTGTGGATTCTTGCTGGAGTGGTGCTCGGTGGCGCGGTCCAAGACTTTTGTGTCTTGTGCGGGTCCGTGCGCCGCGAAGGCAAGTCGCTCGGTCAGATGGCCAAGGAAGAAATCAGCCCACTCGGCGGATTCATCGCGATGATCAGCATCATCATGATCATCATCATTCTGATTGCCGTGCTTGGGTTAGTGGTCACAAACGCGCTCAAGAGCAGCCCGTGGGGGACGTTTACCGTCGGTGCGACCATTCCCATCGCCTTGTTAATGGGCTGGTACATGCGCTTCGTTCGTCCAGAGAAAGTGCTGGAGGCGACGATCATCGGGCTTGTGCTACTGGCGTTCGCGCTGGTGGGCGGACGCTGGGTGGATGAGCATCCCACCTTGGCTGCGTGGTTTACTTTCGGCGGCCCGCAGATTGCCCTTATGGTCATTACCTACGGCTTTGCCGCTTCGGTGGTGCCAGTGTGGCTGTTGCTGGCGCCGCGCGATTATTTGAGCACGTTCATCAAGATTGGCACGGTGGTCGCCCTGGCTGTCGGCATCCTGACCACCATGCCGGAAATCCATCTCCCCGCGCTCACCCGCTTTGTTGATGGCACCGGCCCGATCTTTGCCGGCAATGTTTTTCCCTTTGCGTTCATTACCATTGCTTGCGGCGCGATTTCCGGTTTCCATTCGTTGATCTCCTCCGGCACGACGCCCAAGTTGATGACCAACGAAACCGACGCGCAGATGATCGGTTACGGCGCCATGCTGATGGAATCGTTCGTCGCTATCATGGCGATGATTGCTGCCGCTGCGTTAGAGCCAGGCGTCTACTTTGCGGTCAACAGCCCGGCGGGTGTGGTGGGGAGCACTGCTGCGGCGGCGACTGCGACGATTAGCGGCTGGGGCTTCCCGGTGACAGTCGAACAGATGGACGTGCTGGCCAAGGATATTGGCGAGAAGACGCTCTTTGCCCGCACCGGCGGTGCCCCGAGTTTAGCAGTGGGAATGGCACATATTTTCGCTAACTCGCTGGGCGGACGCGCGGTGATGGCTTTGTGGTATCACTTCGCCATTATGTTCGAGGCGCTGTTCATTCTTACCACGCTGGACGCTGGCACCCGTGTCGGGCGTTTCTTATTGCAAGACTTACTCGGCCACATCTGGGCACCGCTGGGACGGACGAGTTGGTATCCGAGCATCATTGTGACCAGTGGCCTTATGGTCGGAGCGTGGGGATACTTCCTCTATCAAGGCGTCATCGATCCACTCGGCGGTATCAACAGCCTGTGGCCCTTGTTCGGTATTGCCAACCAGTTGCTGGCAGCGATTGCCTTGTGCGTGGTGACGACGATCCTACTCAAGAACAGCCGCGCGCATTACGCGTGGATCTCGCTGGCGCCGTTGGCGTGGCTGCTGGCGGTGACGATGACCGCCGGGTACCAGAAACTGTTTCATTCGCACGTGCGCATTGGCTTTCTCGCTCACGCCGCCGACCTGTCGGCAAAACTCGCGGCTGGGCAGATTCCTGCCGCGAAGATTGCCGAAACCCAGACCCTCATTTTCAACGATCAACTTGATGCCGCGATTACTGCATTGTTCATGGTGCTAGTCATTGTCATCGTGGTGGAGTCCGTGCGCGAATGGGTCCGCGTGCTCGGTGGACGACATCCCGCGCCGGTCGCCGAATATGCGGCGGCGGATTGA
- a CDS encoding NUDIX hydrolase has product MPNNSPKNLQPWQRLDSETVFTCRIFGLQKHRNRSPRDGREHDFFVLDSGDWVNIIPVTPDDQVVLIHQYRHGVDHITLEIPGGMVDPHDLSPLHAARREMQEETGYDSDDIIELGSIHPNPAIQSNRCHTFLARSVEKRFETHFDTTEETEVLLVPAAELPDLVRHGKITHSLVVTAFYWYDLLRRS; this is encoded by the coding sequence ATGCCTAACAACTCCCCCAAGAACCTCCAACCTTGGCAACGCCTCGACTCCGAGACGGTGTTCACCTGTCGCATTTTCGGATTGCAGAAACATCGCAACCGCTCTCCGCGCGACGGTCGCGAGCATGACTTTTTCGTACTCGACAGTGGCGACTGGGTAAACATCATCCCGGTCACCCCGGATGACCAAGTGGTGCTCATCCACCAGTATCGCCATGGCGTTGATCACATCACGCTGGAGATTCCCGGTGGCATGGTGGACCCTCACGATCTCTCGCCGTTGCACGCCGCCCGCCGCGAGATGCAAGAAGAAACCGGCTACGATTCGGACGACATTATCGAGCTGGGCTCCATCCACCCCAACCCAGCGATTCAAAGCAACCGCTGCCACACCTTCCTGGCCCGCAGCGTCGAGAAACGCTTCGAGACCCATTTCGATACGACAGAAGAAACCGAAGTCCTGCTCGTCCCAGCTGCGGAACTTCCCGACCTCGTGCGCCACGGAAAGATTACCCATTCCTTGGTCGTGACGGCTTTCTATTGGTACGATCTGTTGCGACGCAGTTAG
- a CDS encoding CoA-binding protein → MSAFENPADAVIRSILAQPKTIAVVGCSPDPDRDSHMIAALLKAKGHRVIPVNPTATTILGERCYASVRDIPEKVDMVDVFRRPEFVDEIADDAIATGAQILWLQLDVIHEPAARKAQAAGLTVVMDRCPAIEYRRLF, encoded by the coding sequence ATGAGCGCGTTTGAAAACCCAGCGGACGCAGTCATCCGCAGCATTCTTGCCCAGCCCAAAACCATCGCGGTCGTGGGTTGTTCTCCCGACCCGGATCGTGACAGCCATATGATCGCTGCCCTGCTCAAGGCCAAAGGACATCGGGTTATCCCCGTCAACCCGACCGCGACTACCATTCTCGGCGAACGCTGCTATGCCTCGGTGCGCGACATTCCCGAGAAAGTTGACATGGTCGATGTCTTTCGCCGCCCGGAGTTTGTCGATGAGATTGCTGACGATGCCATTGCCACGGGTGCGCAAATTTTGTGGCTGCAACTCGACGTCATTCACGAACCGGCGGCCCGCAAAGCGCAAGCCGCAGGACTTACCGTGGTCATGGATCGGTGCCCGGCGATCGAGTATCGGCGGCTGTTTTAG